A genomic segment from Hypanus sabinus isolate sHypSab1 chromosome 8, sHypSab1.hap1, whole genome shotgun sequence encodes:
- the LOC132398307 gene encoding putative uncharacterized protein FLJ46204, with the protein MLSSHYYQEFQEPADTHTHTHTHTQTHNMLSSHYYQEVQEPEGTHTHTQTHNMLSSHYYQEVQEPEGTHTHTHTHTHTHTHTHTHTHTTCSLLITTRRYRSLRRHTHTHTHTHTHTHTHTHTHTHTNMLSSHYYQEVQEPEGTHTHTDTQHALFSLLPGSTGACGDTHTHTQHALFSLLPGSTGACGHTHTHTHTTCSLLITTRRYRSLRGHTHTHTQTHNMLSSLYYQEVQEPADTHTHTHTHTTCSLLITTRRYRSLRTHTHTHTHRHNMLSSHYYQEVQETEGTHTHTHTHTTCSLLNTTRRYRSLRGHTHTHIHTHTQHALFSILPGGTGA; encoded by the exons atgctctcttctcattactaccaggagttTCAGGAGcctgcggacacacacacacacacacacacacacacacagacacacaacatgctctcttctcattactaccaggaggtacaggagcctgaggggacacacacacacacacagacacacaacatgctctcttctcattactaccaggaggtacaggagcctgaggggacacacacacacacacacacacacacacacacacacacacacacacacacacacacacacacaacatgctctcttctcattactaccaggaggtacaggagcctgaggagacacacacacacacacacacacacacacacacacacacacacacacacacacacacacacacacacaaacatgctctcttctcattactaccaggaggtacaggagcctgaagggacacacacacacacagacacacaacatgctctcttctcattactaccaggaagtacaggagcctgcggggacacacacacacacacacaacatgctctcttctcattactaccaggaagtacaggagcctgcggacacacacacacacacacacacacaacatgttctcttctcattactaccaggag gtacaggagcctgaggggacacacacacacacacacacagacacacaacatgctctcttctctttactaccaggaggtacaggagcctgcggacacacacacacacacacacacacacacaacatgctctcttctcattactaccaggaggtacaggagcctgcggacacacacacacacacacacacacagacacaacatgctctcttctcattactaccaggaggtacaggagactgaggggacacacacacacacacacacacacacaacatgctctcttctcaatactaccaggaggtacaggagcctgaggggacacacacacacacacatacacacacacacacaacatgctctcttctcaatactaccaggaggtacaggagcctga